Proteins encoded in a region of the Scatophagus argus isolate fScaArg1 chromosome 1, fScaArg1.pri, whole genome shotgun sequence genome:
- the LOC124064141 gene encoding WD repeat-containing protein 88-like isoform X3 has translation MEGTFSFDVESGRPLREFDAVHSKTISECTQIPNSSRMVTVSWDKTMVATDLQTGQTLWRWRQAGLLTSCSSSSDGRLLVCAAEPQNAVYIVDAASGQTLHHVSDHHRSTIMRCRFDPQSQRVATVSADRSIKLWDLLAQRTTVSIDSNHSNVVSDCCFTNNGHFLCTASWDKSLKLWDVQAGGFRSHGGTTLQRGHEGSVSSCSFCADANLLASGSYDKTVALWDTSSLCRTLILKGHSDWVTDVSVSAGRKLAASASKDSTVRLWNIENVEKIPEVMEKRTEGAGIHIPQCEECGKPFPVPGLQTSDLLTQCVSCQLGSPFTY, from the exons ATGGAGGGAACCTTCAGCTTT GATGTGGAGAGCGGCAGACCTCTGAGGGAGTTTGATGCAGTTCATAGTAAAACCATCAGTGAGTGCACTCAGAtcccaaacagcagcag GATGGTTACCGTCTCCTGGGATAAGACGATGGTGGCAACAGACCTGCAGACGGGACAAACCCTG tggaggtggaggcaggCCGGCCTGCTgacctcctgcagctcctcgAGTGACGGCCGGCTGCTGGTCTGTGCGGCAGAGCCACAGAACGCCGTTTACATTGTCGACGCAGCCAGCGGACAGACGCTGCACCACGTCAGCG ATCACCACCGCTCCACCATCATGCGGTGCCGGTTTGACCCTCAGAGCCAGCGAGTAGCCACAGTCTCTGCAGACCGCAGCATCAAACTGTGGGACCTGCTGGCTCAGAGAACCACGGTGTCCATCGACAG tAACCACAGCAACGTCGTCTCTGACTGCTGCTTCACCAACAACGGGCACTTCCTGTGCACAGCATCGTGGGATAAAAGTCTGAAGCTCTGGGACGTGCAGGCGGGAGGGTTTCGATCTCACGGCGGGACGACGCTGCAGAGAGGCCACGAAGGCAGCGTGAGCTCCTGCAGCTTCTGTGCTGACG CAAACCTGCTGGCGTCTGGCTCCTATGACAAAACTGTTGCACTCTGGGATACGTCGTCCTTGTGCCGCACCCTCATCCTGAAG GGCCACAGTGATTGGGTGACAGATGTGTCCGTCAGTGCTGGCAGGAAGTTAGCTGCCTCTGCCTCCAAG gACAGCACCGTCAGGCTGTGGAACATAGAGAACGTGGAGAAAATCCCAGAAGTGATGGAGAAGCGGACTGAAGGAGCAGGGATCCACATCCCTCAG tgtgagGAGTGTGGGAAGCCGTTTCCTGTGCCAGGACTGCAGACTTCAGACCTGCTGACGCAGTGCGTTTCCTGTCAACTCGGATCCCCCTTCACATACTGA
- the wdr59 gene encoding GATOR complex protein WDR59 isoform X2, producing MAARWSSENVVVEFRDAQATAMSVDCLGSHAVLSGRRFLYMVNLEAPSEPPRKIGRQSKWDVGTVQWNPHRSESHVFAASSNQRVDLYSWRDGCGEVHTSLQGHTRVISDLDWSWFEPEFLVTSSVDTYIYIWDTRDTRKPTVVLSAVAGASQVKWNRKNQYLLASSHDGDVRIWDRRKPNTAAEYVAAHLSKIHGLDWHPDNEFILATSSQDNSVRFWDYRQPRKYLNILSCQVPVWKARYTPFSHGLVTVMVPQLRRENSLLLWSTLDLNSPVHAFVGHDDVVLEFQWRPQKEGSKDYQLVTWSRDQTLRIWRVDPQLQKLCVSDVVEDLMEGMSLTMESEKSLSSQEPDSQHGISAAAESLQDQDSGGRQDSAVGSGLPQTLQQEFSLVNLQIRNVNVEMDAVNRSCVVSAHFGGHQVHLVVKFPAQYPNNAAPSFQFVSPTTIPSAMKTKIQKILTDTSLQKVKRNQNCLEPCVRQLVSCLESDMTQEDGPASGPFILSNPVTPALQAFPRVTNTYGSYQDANIPFPRTSGARFCGTGCLVYFTRPITMHRSAPPTEPTPRSLSALSAYHSGVLTPMKMRSESQSTLRLYSGSPTRSDKDTVSISSFYYKERKSRRFKTKREGTDYGSRPIKLAGKVIIQEISCLLPVHKALGESYILNVNDIQETCQKNAAAALAVGRRDVAKVWALASAATSQDLCPDSDPDTETPWARHPFGRHLLETLLDHYSHMSDVQTLAMLCSVFRAQAPPPDCYALYGHHPSRSSIIPPHHSRYPSYTSSSITSGSCSSTSDSITATTWNTGRDSEHTNPWGESSPDDYRYGNQGYTDPRERERELHDMNKRLLDPANMLQFEDFKKCYGEILYRWGLREKRADVLKFASCPPEPHKGIEFGVYCCHCRSQARGTQCAVCKRLTFQCAICHVAVRGSSNFCLSCGHGGHTSHMMDWFRRQDECPAGCGCRCLLQSTF from the exons ATGGCGGCTCGCTGGAGCAGTGAGAATGTGGTGGTTGAGTTTCGGGATGCACAG gcCACCGCCATGTCAGTGGACTGCCTGGGCTCGCACGCCGTGCTGTCGgg GCGGCGTTTCCTGTACATGGTGAACCTGGAAGCTCCATCTGAACCTCCGAGGAAGATTGGGCGGCAGAGTAAATGGGACGTGGGGACGGTCCAGTGGAATCCTCACAGATCAGAGTCCCACGTCTTCGCTGCCTCT AGTAACCAGCGTGTGGATCTGTACTCATGGAGGGACGGCTGTGGAGAAGTTCACACCTCCCTGCAGGGACACACCCGTGTCATCAG TGATCTGGACTGGTCCTGGTTCGAACCGGAGTTCTTGGTCACCAGCTCAGTGGACACCTACATCTACATTTGGGACACCag GGACACTCGGAAACCCACAGTGGTGCTGTCTGCTGTCG CCGGGGCGTCTCAGGTGAAGTGGAACAGGAAGAACCAGTACTTGCTGGCGTCCAGTCACGACGGAGACGTCCGGATCTGGGACAGAAGA AAGCCGAACACGGCGGCAGAGTACGTGGCGGCTCACCTGTCCAAGATCCATGGCCTTGACTGGCATCCAGACAACGAGTTCATCCTGGCCACATCGAGCCAAGACAACTCAGTGAGG ttttggGATTACCGACAGCCCAGGAAGTATCTGAACATCCTGTCCTGCCAAGTACCAGTGTGGAAGGCCAGGTACACG CCGTTCTCTCACGGTCTGGTCACAGTGATGGTTCCtcagctgaggagagagaacaGTCTGTTACTGTGGAGCACGCTCGACCTCAACAGCCCCGTCCACGCCTTCGTCGGACACGACGACGTGGTGCTCGAGTTCCAGTGGAGGCCGCAGAAAGAAG GCTCTAAGGATTACCAGCTGGTGACATGGTCCAGGGACCAGACTCTGAGGATATGGAGGGTGGATCCTCAGCTGCAGAAG CTGTGTGTCAGCGACGTGGTGGAGGACCTGATGGAGGGCATGTCTCTCACCATGGAGTCGGAGAAGTCTCTGTCCTCTCAGGAGCCCGACAGCCAACACGgcatcagtgctgctgctgagagccTGCAGG ATCAGGACTCTGGAGGTCGCCAGGACTCGGCGGTGGGTTCAGGTCTGCCCCAGACTCTGCAGCAGGAGTTCTCTCTGGTCAACCTGCAGATCAGAAATGTCAACGTGGAG ATGGATGCGGTGAACCGCAGCTGTGTGGTGTCGGCTCACTTTGGCGGCCATCAGGTTCACCTGGTGGTGAAGTTTCCTGCTCAGTATCCCAACAACGCTGCGCCCTCCTTCCAGTTCGTCTCCCCGACAACCATCCCCTCCGCCATGAAGACCAAGATCCAGAAG ATTCTGACAGACACATCTCTACAGAAGGTGAAGAGGAACCAGAACTGTCTGGAGCCATGTGTCCGACAGCTGGTGTCCTGTCTGGAGTCCGACATG ACGCAGGAGGACGGTCCGGCCTCCGGTCCCTTCATCCTGTCCAACCCCGTCACTCCGGCCCTGCAGGCGTTCCCTCGAGTCACCAACACTTACGGCTCCTATCAG gATGCCAACATCCCGTTCCCTCGCACCTCCGGCGCTCGTTTCTGTGGCACTGGCTGTCTGGTTTACTTCACCCGACCAATCACCATGCACCGCTCCGCCCCGCCCACTGAGCCCACTCCCAG gtcCCTGTCTGCTCTGTCAGCCTATCACAGCGGAGTGTTGACTCCGATGAAGATGCGTTCAGAGTCTCAGAGCACTCTGCGGTTGTACAGCGGCAGCCCGACTCGCTCCGACAAAGACACCgtgtccatctcctccttctaCTATAAAGAAcgg AAATCACGCCGCTTTAAGACGAAGCGAGAGGGGACGGACTACGGCAGCCGTCCCATCAAACTGGCTGGTAAAGTCATCATCCAGGAGATCTCCTGCCTGCTGCCCGTCCACAAAGCTCTGGGAGAGAGCTACAT tctgaacGTGAACGACATCCAGGAAACGTGTCAGAAGAACGCAGCGGCGGCGCTCGCAGTCGGACGGCGAGACGTGGCAAAG GTGTGGGCCCTGGCCTCTGCAGCGACCAGTCAGGACCTGTGTCCAGACTCAGACCCAGACACAGAGACCCCTTGGGCCAGACATCCGTTTGGACGCCACCTGCTGGAGACTCT CCTGGATCACTACAGTCACATGAGTGACGTTCAGACTCTGGCCATGCTGTGCAGTGTGTTCAGAGCTCAGGCTCCGCCTCCAGACTGTTACGCCCTGTATGGACACCACCCATCACGCTCCTCCATCATCCCCCCACACCACTCACGATAC CCCAGCTACACATCCAGCTCCATCACCTCGGGCTCGTGCTCCAGCACCTCTGACTCCATCACTGCAACCACCTGGAACACAG GTAGAGACTCTGAGCACACCAACCCTTGGGGTGAATCCTCTCCTGACGACTATCGCTATGGCAACCAGGGTTACACAGATCCACGGGAACGAGAGCGAGAGCTGCACGACATGAACAAGAG ACTGCTGGACCCCGCCAACATGCTGCAGTTTGAGGACTTTAAGAAGTGTTACGGCGAAATCTTGTACCGCTGGGGCCTGCGGGAGAAACGAGCCGACGTGCTGAAGTTCGCCTCCTGCCCCCCTGAGCCTCACAAAGGCATCG AGTTCGGCGTGTACTGCTGTCACTGTCGCAGTCAGGCTCGTGGAACCCAGTGTGCCGTCTGTAAGCGTCTCACCTTCCAGTGCGCCATCTGCCACGTGGCCGTACGAGGCTCCTCCAACTTCTGCCTGAGCTGCGGTCACGGCGGACACACCAGTCACATGATGGACTGGTTCCGCCGGCAGGACGAGTGTCCGGCCGGCTGCGGCTGCCgctgtctgctgcagagcaCCTTCTGA
- the LOC124064141 gene encoding WD repeat-containing protein 88-like isoform X1: MASKNMDPLLVEEPPGGGGKEEAETEEEEETRDGGERSRGSQVPVKVLRAHRDAVTAARLCFNDSCVLSCSSDRSAILWDVESGRPLREFDAVHSKTISECTQIPNSSRMVTVSWDKTMVATDLQTGQTLWRWRQAGLLTSCSSSSDGRLLVCAAEPQNAVYIVDAASGQTLHHVSDHHRSTIMRCRFDPQSQRVATVSADRSIKLWDLLAQRTTVSIDSNHSNVVSDCCFTNNGHFLCTASWDKSLKLWDVQAGGFRSHGGTTLQRGHEGSVSSCSFCADANLLASGSYDKTVALWDTSSLCRTLILKGHSDWVTDVSVSAGRKLAASASKDSTVRLWNIENVEKIPEVMEKRTEGAGIHIPQCEECGKPFPVPGLQTSDLLTQCVSCQLGSPFTY, from the exons ATGGCATCGAAAAATATGGACCCTTTGTTAGTTGAGGAACCgccgggaggaggaggaaaagaagaggcggagacagaggaagaggaggagaccCGAGACGGCGGAGAGCGGAGCCGGGGGTCCCAG GTTCCCGTGAAGGTGTTACGAGCTCATCGCGACGCCGTCACCGCCGCTCGACTCTGCTTCAACGACAGCTGCGTCCTGAGCTGCTCGTCAGACCGCAGCGCCATCCTCTGG GATGTGGAGAGCGGCAGACCTCTGAGGGAGTTTGATGCAGTTCATAGTAAAACCATCAGTGAGTGCACTCAGAtcccaaacagcagcag GATGGTTACCGTCTCCTGGGATAAGACGATGGTGGCAACAGACCTGCAGACGGGACAAACCCTG tggaggtggaggcaggCCGGCCTGCTgacctcctgcagctcctcgAGTGACGGCCGGCTGCTGGTCTGTGCGGCAGAGCCACAGAACGCCGTTTACATTGTCGACGCAGCCAGCGGACAGACGCTGCACCACGTCAGCG ATCACCACCGCTCCACCATCATGCGGTGCCGGTTTGACCCTCAGAGCCAGCGAGTAGCCACAGTCTCTGCAGACCGCAGCATCAAACTGTGGGACCTGCTGGCTCAGAGAACCACGGTGTCCATCGACAG tAACCACAGCAACGTCGTCTCTGACTGCTGCTTCACCAACAACGGGCACTTCCTGTGCACAGCATCGTGGGATAAAAGTCTGAAGCTCTGGGACGTGCAGGCGGGAGGGTTTCGATCTCACGGCGGGACGACGCTGCAGAGAGGCCACGAAGGCAGCGTGAGCTCCTGCAGCTTCTGTGCTGACG CAAACCTGCTGGCGTCTGGCTCCTATGACAAAACTGTTGCACTCTGGGATACGTCGTCCTTGTGCCGCACCCTCATCCTGAAG GGCCACAGTGATTGGGTGACAGATGTGTCCGTCAGTGCTGGCAGGAAGTTAGCTGCCTCTGCCTCCAAG gACAGCACCGTCAGGCTGTGGAACATAGAGAACGTGGAGAAAATCCCAGAAGTGATGGAGAAGCGGACTGAAGGAGCAGGGATCCACATCCCTCAG tgtgagGAGTGTGGGAAGCCGTTTCCTGTGCCAGGACTGCAGACTTCAGACCTGCTGACGCAGTGCGTTTCCTGTCAACTCGGATCCCCCTTCACATACTGA
- the wdr59 gene encoding GATOR complex protein WDR59 isoform X1 — MAARWSSENVVVEFRDAQATAMSVDCLGSHAVLSGRRFLYMVNLEAPSEPPRKIGRQSKWDVGTVQWNPHRSESHVFAASSNQRVDLYSWRDGCGEVHTSLQGHTRVISDLDWSWFEPEFLVTSSVDTYIYIWDTRDTRKPTVVLSAVAGASQVKWNRKNQYLLASSHDGDVRIWDRRKPNTAAEYVAAHLSKIHGLDWHPDNEFILATSSQDNSVRFWDYRQPRKYLNILSCQVPVWKARYTPFSHGLVTVMVPQLRRENSLLLWSTLDLNSPVHAFVGHDDVVLEFQWRPQKEGSKDYQLVTWSRDQTLRIWRVDPQLQKLCVSDVVEDLMEGMSLTMESEKSLSSQEPDSQHGISAAAESLQDQDSGGRQDSAVGSGLPQTLQQEFSLVNLQIRNVNVEMDAVNRSCVVSAHFGGHQVHLVVKFPAQYPNNAAPSFQFVSPTTIPSAMKTKIQKILTDTSLQKVKRNQNCLEPCVRQLVSCLESDMTQEDGPASGPFILSNPVTPALQAFPRVTNTYGSYQDANIPFPRTSGARFCGTGCLVYFTRPITMHRSAPPTEPTPRSLSALSAYHSGVLTPMKMRSESQSTLRLYSGSPTRSDKDTVSISSFYYKERKLPISASRRWSVQTLHDWPKSRRFKTKREGTDYGSRPIKLAGKVIIQEISCLLPVHKALGESYILNVNDIQETCQKNAAAALAVGRRDVAKVWALASAATSQDLCPDSDPDTETPWARHPFGRHLLETLLDHYSHMSDVQTLAMLCSVFRAQAPPPDCYALYGHHPSRSSIIPPHHSRYPSYTSSSITSGSCSSTSDSITATTWNTGRDSEHTNPWGESSPDDYRYGNQGYTDPRERERELHDMNKRLLDPANMLQFEDFKKCYGEILYRWGLREKRADVLKFASCPPEPHKGIEFGVYCCHCRSQARGTQCAVCKRLTFQCAICHVAVRGSSNFCLSCGHGGHTSHMMDWFRRQDECPAGCGCRCLLQSTF; from the exons ATGGCGGCTCGCTGGAGCAGTGAGAATGTGGTGGTTGAGTTTCGGGATGCACAG gcCACCGCCATGTCAGTGGACTGCCTGGGCTCGCACGCCGTGCTGTCGgg GCGGCGTTTCCTGTACATGGTGAACCTGGAAGCTCCATCTGAACCTCCGAGGAAGATTGGGCGGCAGAGTAAATGGGACGTGGGGACGGTCCAGTGGAATCCTCACAGATCAGAGTCCCACGTCTTCGCTGCCTCT AGTAACCAGCGTGTGGATCTGTACTCATGGAGGGACGGCTGTGGAGAAGTTCACACCTCCCTGCAGGGACACACCCGTGTCATCAG TGATCTGGACTGGTCCTGGTTCGAACCGGAGTTCTTGGTCACCAGCTCAGTGGACACCTACATCTACATTTGGGACACCag GGACACTCGGAAACCCACAGTGGTGCTGTCTGCTGTCG CCGGGGCGTCTCAGGTGAAGTGGAACAGGAAGAACCAGTACTTGCTGGCGTCCAGTCACGACGGAGACGTCCGGATCTGGGACAGAAGA AAGCCGAACACGGCGGCAGAGTACGTGGCGGCTCACCTGTCCAAGATCCATGGCCTTGACTGGCATCCAGACAACGAGTTCATCCTGGCCACATCGAGCCAAGACAACTCAGTGAGG ttttggGATTACCGACAGCCCAGGAAGTATCTGAACATCCTGTCCTGCCAAGTACCAGTGTGGAAGGCCAGGTACACG CCGTTCTCTCACGGTCTGGTCACAGTGATGGTTCCtcagctgaggagagagaacaGTCTGTTACTGTGGAGCACGCTCGACCTCAACAGCCCCGTCCACGCCTTCGTCGGACACGACGACGTGGTGCTCGAGTTCCAGTGGAGGCCGCAGAAAGAAG GCTCTAAGGATTACCAGCTGGTGACATGGTCCAGGGACCAGACTCTGAGGATATGGAGGGTGGATCCTCAGCTGCAGAAG CTGTGTGTCAGCGACGTGGTGGAGGACCTGATGGAGGGCATGTCTCTCACCATGGAGTCGGAGAAGTCTCTGTCCTCTCAGGAGCCCGACAGCCAACACGgcatcagtgctgctgctgagagccTGCAGG ATCAGGACTCTGGAGGTCGCCAGGACTCGGCGGTGGGTTCAGGTCTGCCCCAGACTCTGCAGCAGGAGTTCTCTCTGGTCAACCTGCAGATCAGAAATGTCAACGTGGAG ATGGATGCGGTGAACCGCAGCTGTGTGGTGTCGGCTCACTTTGGCGGCCATCAGGTTCACCTGGTGGTGAAGTTTCCTGCTCAGTATCCCAACAACGCTGCGCCCTCCTTCCAGTTCGTCTCCCCGACAACCATCCCCTCCGCCATGAAGACCAAGATCCAGAAG ATTCTGACAGACACATCTCTACAGAAGGTGAAGAGGAACCAGAACTGTCTGGAGCCATGTGTCCGACAGCTGGTGTCCTGTCTGGAGTCCGACATG ACGCAGGAGGACGGTCCGGCCTCCGGTCCCTTCATCCTGTCCAACCCCGTCACTCCGGCCCTGCAGGCGTTCCCTCGAGTCACCAACACTTACGGCTCCTATCAG gATGCCAACATCCCGTTCCCTCGCACCTCCGGCGCTCGTTTCTGTGGCACTGGCTGTCTGGTTTACTTCACCCGACCAATCACCATGCACCGCTCCGCCCCGCCCACTGAGCCCACTCCCAG gtcCCTGTCTGCTCTGTCAGCCTATCACAGCGGAGTGTTGACTCCGATGAAGATGCGTTCAGAGTCTCAGAGCACTCTGCGGTTGTACAGCGGCAGCCCGACTCGCTCCGACAAAGACACCgtgtccatctcctccttctaCTATAAAGAAcgg AAGCTCCCAATCTCTGCCTCCCGCCGCTGGTCTGTCCAAACCCTTCATGACTGGCCG AAATCACGCCGCTTTAAGACGAAGCGAGAGGGGACGGACTACGGCAGCCGTCCCATCAAACTGGCTGGTAAAGTCATCATCCAGGAGATCTCCTGCCTGCTGCCCGTCCACAAAGCTCTGGGAGAGAGCTACAT tctgaacGTGAACGACATCCAGGAAACGTGTCAGAAGAACGCAGCGGCGGCGCTCGCAGTCGGACGGCGAGACGTGGCAAAG GTGTGGGCCCTGGCCTCTGCAGCGACCAGTCAGGACCTGTGTCCAGACTCAGACCCAGACACAGAGACCCCTTGGGCCAGACATCCGTTTGGACGCCACCTGCTGGAGACTCT CCTGGATCACTACAGTCACATGAGTGACGTTCAGACTCTGGCCATGCTGTGCAGTGTGTTCAGAGCTCAGGCTCCGCCTCCAGACTGTTACGCCCTGTATGGACACCACCCATCACGCTCCTCCATCATCCCCCCACACCACTCACGATAC CCCAGCTACACATCCAGCTCCATCACCTCGGGCTCGTGCTCCAGCACCTCTGACTCCATCACTGCAACCACCTGGAACACAG GTAGAGACTCTGAGCACACCAACCCTTGGGGTGAATCCTCTCCTGACGACTATCGCTATGGCAACCAGGGTTACACAGATCCACGGGAACGAGAGCGAGAGCTGCACGACATGAACAAGAG ACTGCTGGACCCCGCCAACATGCTGCAGTTTGAGGACTTTAAGAAGTGTTACGGCGAAATCTTGTACCGCTGGGGCCTGCGGGAGAAACGAGCCGACGTGCTGAAGTTCGCCTCCTGCCCCCCTGAGCCTCACAAAGGCATCG AGTTCGGCGTGTACTGCTGTCACTGTCGCAGTCAGGCTCGTGGAACCCAGTGTGCCGTCTGTAAGCGTCTCACCTTCCAGTGCGCCATCTGCCACGTGGCCGTACGAGGCTCCTCCAACTTCTGCCTGAGCTGCGGTCACGGCGGACACACCAGTCACATGATGGACTGGTTCCGCCGGCAGGACGAGTGTCCGGCCGGCTGCGGCTGCCgctgtctgctgcagagcaCCTTCTGA
- the nob1 gene encoding RNA-binding protein NOB1, whose translation MAPTLVEHVVADAGAFLKKAPLQDIGRNIYTLRDVVDEIRDKPTRRSLAFLPYQLNFKEPCPEHIRLVTEFSKKTGDYPSLSATDIKVLALTYQLEVEHVGSQHLKKEPEVKVNIQSTRRHPETPVNIAGFHFPSKKPADGLNIQQTQTETSKAADSEEFNSFQFWREPLPSIDGDLLDLLNSVEVLNSKNKQKQTDTQTSSDCDEFNSFHFWRPPLPSLDDGLLDLLKVDDVSISDSKLEESADQSDDEDKENEPEGEEEEEEEEEDDDGGGWITPSNIRQVKMDSADWTAPADVKVGCLTTDFAMQNVLIQIGLHVLSVNGMVIKQARNYILRCHACFKTTSNMNKVFCPHCGNKTLKKLAVTVSEDGSMQMHFSKNPKVLNPKGLRHSLPLPHGGKHSSNPHLVEDQRFPQQRLSRKARQKTDVFNPDYMAGASPFCENDVYSRAANLHIRDGQCGGGRRRANPNAARKKFVRK comes from the exons ATGGCGCCTACCTTGGTGGAGCATGTTGTTGCCGACGCAGGAGCGTTTTTAAAGAAAGCCCCTCTGCAG GACATCGGCAGGAACATCTACACACTGAGAGATGTGGTGGACGAAATCAGGGACAAACCCACCAGGAGGAGTCTGGCCTTCCTGCCGTACCAGCTGAACTTTAAAGAACCATGTCCCGAACACATCAGACTGG tGACAGAGTTCTCCAAGAAGACAGGTGACTACCCGAGTCTGTCAGCCACCGACATCAAAGTCCTGGCTCTGACCTATCAGCTGGAGGTGGAGCACGTCGGCTCCCAGCACCTGAAGAAGGAGCCCGAGGTCAAG gttaACATTCAGAGCACACGGCGACACCCAGAGACTCCGGTCAACATTGCAGGATTCCACTTCCCCTCCAAG AAGCCTGCAGACGGTTTGAACATCCAGCAGACTCAAACGGAGACGTCAAAAGCAGCCGACAGTGAGGAGTTCAACAGCTTCCAGTTCTGGAGGGAGCCGCTGCCGTCCATCGACGGTGACCTGCTGGACTTACTG AATTCGGTGGAGGTTCTGAATTCAAAGAAtaaacagaagcagacagacacGCAGACGTCTTCTGACTGCGACGAGTTCAACAGCTTCCACTTCTGGAGGCCACCGCTGCCGTCCCTCGACGACGGTCTGCTGGATCTGCTG AAAGTGGACGACGTCTCCATATCTGACAGCAAACTGGAGGAGTCAGCGGACCAATCGGACGACGAGGACAAAGAGAACGAGCCTgaaggtgaagaggaggaggaggaggaggaggaggatgacgacGGAGGCGGCTGGATTACGCCCAGCAACATCAGACAGGTGAAGATGGACTCTGCAGATTGGACGGCTCCTGCTGATGTTAAAGTTGGATGTCTGACCACCGACTTTGCCATGCAG AATGTTCTCATCCAGATCGGActtcatgttctctctgtgaACGGGATGGTGATCAAACAGGCGAGGAACTACATCCTGAGATGTCACGCCTGCTTTAA GACGACCAGCAACATGAACAAAGTGTTCTGTCCTCACTGCGGCAACAAGACTCTGAAGAAACTGGCAGTGACGGTCAGCGAGGACGGCAGCATGCAGATGCACTTCTCCAAAAACCCCAAAGTGCTGAACCCGAAAGGGCTGAGG CACTCGCTGCCGCTGCCTCATGGggggaaacacagcagcaaccCCCATCTGGTTGAGGACCAGCGCTTCCCCCAGCAGAGACTCTCCCGCAAAGCTCGTCAGAAAACGGACGTCTTCAACCCAGACTACATGGCCGGAGCATCGCCGTTCTGTGAGAACGACGTCTACAGCCGAGCGGCCAACCTCCACATCAGAGACGGTCAGTGTGGAGGCGGCAGGCGACGCGCCAACCCCAACGCTGCCCGCAAGAAGTTTGTCAGGAAGTGA
- the LOC124064141 gene encoding WD repeat-containing protein 88-like isoform X2 codes for MASKNMDPLLVEEPPGGGGKEEAETEEEEETRDGGERSRGSQDVESGRPLREFDAVHSKTISECTQIPNSSRMVTVSWDKTMVATDLQTGQTLWRWRQAGLLTSCSSSSDGRLLVCAAEPQNAVYIVDAASGQTLHHVSDHHRSTIMRCRFDPQSQRVATVSADRSIKLWDLLAQRTTVSIDSNHSNVVSDCCFTNNGHFLCTASWDKSLKLWDVQAGGFRSHGGTTLQRGHEGSVSSCSFCADANLLASGSYDKTVALWDTSSLCRTLILKGHSDWVTDVSVSAGRKLAASASKDSTVRLWNIENVEKIPEVMEKRTEGAGIHIPQCEECGKPFPVPGLQTSDLLTQCVSCQLGSPFTY; via the exons ATGGCATCGAAAAATATGGACCCTTTGTTAGTTGAGGAACCgccgggaggaggaggaaaagaagaggcggagacagaggaagaggaggagaccCGAGACGGCGGAGAGCGGAGCCGGGGGTCCCAG GATGTGGAGAGCGGCAGACCTCTGAGGGAGTTTGATGCAGTTCATAGTAAAACCATCAGTGAGTGCACTCAGAtcccaaacagcagcag GATGGTTACCGTCTCCTGGGATAAGACGATGGTGGCAACAGACCTGCAGACGGGACAAACCCTG tggaggtggaggcaggCCGGCCTGCTgacctcctgcagctcctcgAGTGACGGCCGGCTGCTGGTCTGTGCGGCAGAGCCACAGAACGCCGTTTACATTGTCGACGCAGCCAGCGGACAGACGCTGCACCACGTCAGCG ATCACCACCGCTCCACCATCATGCGGTGCCGGTTTGACCCTCAGAGCCAGCGAGTAGCCACAGTCTCTGCAGACCGCAGCATCAAACTGTGGGACCTGCTGGCTCAGAGAACCACGGTGTCCATCGACAG tAACCACAGCAACGTCGTCTCTGACTGCTGCTTCACCAACAACGGGCACTTCCTGTGCACAGCATCGTGGGATAAAAGTCTGAAGCTCTGGGACGTGCAGGCGGGAGGGTTTCGATCTCACGGCGGGACGACGCTGCAGAGAGGCCACGAAGGCAGCGTGAGCTCCTGCAGCTTCTGTGCTGACG CAAACCTGCTGGCGTCTGGCTCCTATGACAAAACTGTTGCACTCTGGGATACGTCGTCCTTGTGCCGCACCCTCATCCTGAAG GGCCACAGTGATTGGGTGACAGATGTGTCCGTCAGTGCTGGCAGGAAGTTAGCTGCCTCTGCCTCCAAG gACAGCACCGTCAGGCTGTGGAACATAGAGAACGTGGAGAAAATCCCAGAAGTGATGGAGAAGCGGACTGAAGGAGCAGGGATCCACATCCCTCAG tgtgagGAGTGTGGGAAGCCGTTTCCTGTGCCAGGACTGCAGACTTCAGACCTGCTGACGCAGTGCGTTTCCTGTCAACTCGGATCCCCCTTCACATACTGA